TACTGGAGAGGTCAGCTTTGACGATTTCAATGGTGGGTATAAGATGACCGCCAGAGAAGTTATGGATATTGAAGCTGCGCGAGAGCGTTATGCGCGTGGCCTCACATTGCAGTTAAATGCAGACAAAATGAATGATACGTTTATGGGTAAGTTTATGGATACACTTGAACCTTATCGTGCGGGTACTTGTCCCATAAATATATATTATCAACGCGCCGACGCGAGGGCTAAATTAACTTTAGGTGTCGAATGGCGAGTATCGCCCACTGATGAGCTTTTATATGGATTAGAGCTGATGTTAGGGTCGGGAAATGTTGATCTTGAATTTGATTAGTGCTGACGTTACAAGGTTGTCGTCATTAGCCATTAGTAATAATATTAGATAAGGAAGCAGCGCCTCATGGCCATAAATTTTTTAGATTTTGAACAGCCGATTGCAGAATTGCAGGCTCAAATCGATGAATTAAAACTTGTGACTAACAATTCTGATGATGTTGATCTACAAGATGAGATCTCTCGTTTAGAAAAGAAGAATGCAGAACTAACAACAAAGATATTCAGTAGTCTGAAACCTTGGGATGTCGCTAAGATGGCTCGTCATCCACAGCGTCCTTATACCCTTGATTATATCGAGCATGTATTTACCGATTTTGATGAACTTGCTGGTGATCGCGCATTTGCCGATGATAAAGCGATTGTTGGTGGTACAGCGCGTTTAGATGGTATGCCTGTAATGATCATTGGCCAGCAAAAAGGCCGTGATACCAAGGAAAAATTAAAACGCAACTTTGGTATGCCGCGTCCAGAAGGTTACCGTAAAGCGTTACGTTTAATGAAAATGGCAGAAAAATTCAAGATGCCTATCATTACCTTTATTGATACTCCAGGTGCTTACCCTGGGGTTGGTGCTGAAGAACGCGGTCAAAGTGAAGCGATTGCACGTAATTTGAAAGAAATGGCTGAGCTTACAGTTCCGGTTATTTGTACTGTGATCGGTGAAGGTGGTTCGGGTGGTGCATTGGCGATTGGTGTTGGTGATCGTGTTAACATGCTGCAATACAGTACTTACTCGGTGATCTCTCCTGAAGGTTGTGCGTCAATCTTATGGAAGTCAGCTGATAAAGCACCTTTAGCTGCTGAAGCAATGGGGATCACTGCTGATCGACTTAAGAGCTTAGATTTGATTAATACCGTTATCTCAGAACCTCTCGGCGGCGCACATCGAGATATGGCTTTAATGGCAGCTAACTTGAAAGAGTGTATTAAAGCGGATCTTGCTGAGCTTACACCGCTTGGGCATGAAACATTGCTAGAACAACGTTATGAGCGTCTAATGTCATTTGGCATGTAAGCCGCTATAACACTAGATTGTTATAAAGATAATCGAATAATATTGATTAAACCGCTGATAGCTTTATCAGCGGTTTTTTTATATCTACCACTTTTCGGTATATACTGTTCTGGTCTATTCTAATTGTGATGATACCTGTGGTTACTAACGTCGATCTCTTCTCAACATTTCAGCACTCGTTACAATCGTTAACGACAAAGCCTATGCAGATTGTACTTGCTTATAGCGGTGGTCTTGATTCCCATGTGTTATTACATTTACTTGCCCGTTATCAGCAATTATATTCTCAGCATGATTACCTTGCCGTGCATGTTCATCACGGTTTAAGTGACAATGCGGATGCTTGGTTAACGCATTGTCAGCAAACTGCTGCGGCGTTAGGGATTAACTTTATCGCTGAAAAGGTCGTGCTTAATCTTAGCAGTCGAGAAAGCTTAGAAGCACAAGCGCGCACCGCCCGCTATCAAGCGATAGCAAAGTATCTCAATGATGGATCATTATTATTACTTGGACAGCATCTTGATGATCAGCTTGAAACATTTTTGTTGCAGCTTAAGCGTGGTGCTGGTGTAAAAGGCTTGTCGGCAATGGCTGCGCAGATGCCTTTTTCATTACAAGAAAACTGCCAAATAGTCCGTCCTTTACTGACTCATTCGCAACAAATGTTGGTAGATTATGCCAGCCAAGCACAATTATATTGGGTCGAAGACGAAAGCAATAATGACCAGAGCTATGATCGTAACTTCTTACGCCATCAAATTATCCCCAGTTTAAAACAGCGTTGGCCAGGTATAGCGCATGCTGTCCACCGCAGCGCAGAACTCTGTGCCGAGCAACAAGCGTTAGCGGATGAGATTGCGCAAATGGATCTTGTTACTTGTGAACATACTTTAGCTGGGTTAAAGGTTGTTGAATTAGATAAGTTATCAAAAATTCGCCGTAACAATCTCATTCGTTTTTGGCTTGCGAGTCAACAGCTACCGATGCCAAGCCGTCACCATTTAGATAAGGTATGGTTAGAAGTAGTGAATGCCGCTGATGATGCTAATCCACAATTGAGCTGGCAGGCGGGTGAGTTTCGCCGTTATCAAGGTGTCCTTTATAATCAGCAGAAATACGCTGAGCTAAAAGACGTAGTGATAGGGCTTAGGCATACTAAATCTCAACGTATTGTGTTACCAGACAATATCGGCTTCTTGTATTTACAAGACTCGATACAAGATAATCGTAGCGTTGATACCGGTAATACAATTGATGACGGTGCCAGTACGATTTGTTTGAAAGCGCCACTCGAACATGAAAAGGTGACCATTCGTTTCCGCGGTGAGGGTAAGTGTCATCCTGTTGGGCGTATTGGCTCGCGTAGTATTAAAAAATTATATCAAGAGTATCAGGTAGCACCTTGGCTACGCGATCGTATCCCATTAATCTATTATGGCGAAGAACTGGTGTGTGCGGTCGGGCTTTGGGTGTGCAAGGGCTACGAAGCGCAAGAAGGCTTATATTGGTATGTCACTCGCGAGTGATAGTGTGTAATGACTGTACATTTTCAAAATTGGAATCGGCGTATTTGAGAGAGTCACAAAAAGCAGATGAATAGATCTCATCTGCTTTTATCTATGTTTGTAGCTTATGCTGAACGAGTTATCCAGCTTCAACTTTTTCTTTGACTTGTTGATGACCTTGTTCTAGGTGCACGAAGTCAATATCGTCATTACCGTTAACGGTATAAGCTTGACCAAAGCCTTTTACGTAACGACCTGTCTGTGGTTCTATACGGAATAGACGGAAATCACTTAAACCACTTAGGTTCGTAATTATTTCACCAAAACGTGCTTCTAATGCTGGGATTGCTTGTGACCAAGATTCGCTTTCACGGGCAATGACTTCGGCATTCGCTTTGTATGTAAGACGGTGACGAGCAAAAATTTGTTTCGAATTTTGTTCATCTTCCAACAGCATAAAGGACAGATTCTTATTAACCAATAAGTTTTGCGTATGTTCAGCAACTTCACTGATTAAGATGTAATAGCCATCTTCTAAACGAACAAATGGTGCATAGCTAATATGTGGAAATCCGTCTGCGCTTAATGTTGATAAAATTAAAGTTTGACGCTCTTCTCTAAACTCTGCAATTTTTGGTTGTAAGCGATTTTCTAAGCGTTCTTTTTTATTTATCATAATGACCTTCGTGTCCGTTATTTATGTTTAATTAGTAACGATAGCGATAGTTTCGTCGCTTACTGTTTGTGTTGATAGTGCATGAAAACGTGCTATTTGTTCTGGGTTCACTTCGCCGTCTTTATTACGACCGAGATAAATCTTAAATACGCTGTGACCCTCATGGTCAAAAAACTGCACGTAATAACTTAACTTACCACGCACTTTACGTGTAAGTAAGGCAATTGCAGATACATTATCAAGCTTTAAATGACCTTGTAAGCCGTCACTATCATGCGATAAATTGTAATAGCCGTAAGCATTTCTTCCTTTCGGGAAAGGCGCTTTTACTTCAAATACAAAACCAGATACTTCAATAATACAAGTCACTTTCCCCCAGTCTGCAATATTAGATAATAAGCGTTGTGCTTGTTCTGCTGGCAGCATATTCACTTCTTGCTCTGGCAATGCTTGGATTACCTGTAATTCACTGCAATTAAGTTCAAGCGCAATTTCAATGCTTCTTAATCGAGGTTGATCAGCCATCAACTGACGAATGTCATTATGGGTAGTATTTTCTTGCATACTGTTTAGCCTTTTTAAACGACTCATCGTTATCGTAATAGTTGCAGATTAATATAGTTGTAATGATAATGCAACCAATTCGCATTTGCATTGTTGGGGTTTGTTATTTACACTGTCGAGCAAGTACGAGTTAAATTTAATGACTGTATTTTAGATGAAACATCTATTTTTACTTAACTATGAAAAATATTATATTAACACTGGGTTGGAATTAAGATGCATAAGGTTTGGATTGGCGTTTGTTGTTTATTATTGTCATTCGGTAGTGTTGCCGGGGAACGTATCATTAGTGCTGGCGCGGGTGTTACTGAGTTATTAATCGCTTTGGATAAACAAGATGACTTAGTTGCCGTCGATTTGACCAGCCGTTATCCGGCCGTATCGAAATTACCAGTGGTTGGTTATCACCGTCAATTGTCTGCTGAAGGGTTATTATCATTAGCGCCAGATATACTGATTGGTAGTAGTGAAATGGGCCCGCAATCAACGCTCGATTTGTTAGCACAAAGTGGTGTTGAAGTGATGGTGTTACCGACAGAAACAACAACGACAAACTTACTTGATACGATTACCCTACTTGGTGATAAATTAGATAGAAAGTTACAAGCTAAACAATTAATTACCAAGCTTAAACGTGACATTAACCAGCTAGAAACAAATCAACAGCAGATCAAAACGGCGAAAAAAATGTTGTTCTTACTGTTGAATGATAAAGGCACTTATACTGCTGCGGGTAGTAATACGACTGCACATTCGGTGATGACATTAGCAGGCGCGGTTAACCCTGCGGCAGAGCTTAATTCTTACCAAGCATTATCAGCAGAGGCGTTCTTAGCGATGGCGCCAGAAAGTATTTTAGTCAGTGGCCGTCATTGGAAAAAGTATCAAGATATCGATACCTTAATTGCGGCAATGCCATTATTAGCACAAACACCTGCAGGTCGTAATAAAGCGATTTATGTCATTGATGGCAGTGCGCTAATCGGTGGTCTGGGACTGAGTAGTGTCGAACAAGCAAAGCAGTTACAGCGTAAGATATACCCTCACTTATCTGAAAATTTAGAACTTGAATTAGAGTATTAAGGGCGTATATGTTTGTTAATAGCCGTTGGCCATTGTTGTTACCGAGTTTTATTTTATTTTGTCTTGCTTCTATGGTGGTGTTATCTGTTTCTGTGGGACCAATGGCGATCTCGTTTGCTGACAGTATTAAAGCATTATTGGTTAATTGGGTTAATTGGCAATCGCCAGTAAGCACTCAAAACGCTATTGTGGTGAGTCATATTCGCTTTCCTCGCACGCTACTCTGTTTATCTATTGGCGGTATATTGGGATTAACTGGCGCCGTGATGCAAGGTGTGTTTCGTAATCCGTTAGCTGATCCTGGTATTATTGGGGTCAGCAGTGGTGCTGCACTGGGTGCGGGTTTAGGTATTGTTATTTTTGCTGATTTGATGGTTGATTTACCTGATTGGTTACAATTGAGTACGGTGTCTTTTTTTGCATTTACCTTTGCTTTAGCGGTTTGTTTATTAGTCTACAAATTAGGGACGAGTAGCCAAGGCAGTTCTGTGGTGGTGATGTTACTTGCGGGTGTAGCAATCAGTGCGATCGCTGGCGCGGGGATGGGCATGCTTACGTATATTGCCGATGATCAAAGTCTGCGTGATTTGAGTTTGTGGCAAATGGGCTCAATGGCGGGCAGTAATTGGATCAGTATTACTATCAGTAGTATCACTCTGGTATTTTTGCTGGTGGTGTTTATGTCATCAGCGAAAGCATTGAATATTTTATTATTGGGGGATGCGGAAGCGGTACATCTTGGTATCGATATTGTACGTATAAAACGTCGGTTAATATTTTGCTGTGCTATCGGGCTCGGGGTTGCGGTATCAATCGCAGGTATGATTGGGTTTATTGGTTTGATTATTCCACATCTAGTCCGCTTGTTAGTGGGGCCTAACCATCAGCGTTTATTACCATTATCGGCGATGTTAGGTGCATTGTTATTATTACTTGCCGATATTTTAGCGCGTACTGTCATGGCTCCAAGTGAAGTACCTGTAGGAATTATAACTGCGTTATTAGGCAGTCCTTTCTTTATTATCTTATTACTCCAACAACGCTCTAAATTAGGAATATAGTTTGATGTCAAACACGACAAAACCGGTACTGCATTGCCAGCAGCTAAACTATCATATTGCCGGTAAATGTATTTTTAATGATCTCAATTTGACGTTAGAGGAAGGGGAGTTTTTGGCTGTTCTCGGCCCTAATGGTGCAGGTAAAAGCTCATTGTTTAAAGCCATCACCGGAGAGCTGAAACCTACCTCGGGGGTAATATTCTTAAACGGTGAAGTACGTAACAGCATTAGCATGAGTGAGATCGCGAAGACGTTGGCGGTATTGCCGCAAAGTGCCAGTTTAAGTTTTGCATTTCAGGTGATTGATGTGGTGCTGATGGGCGGATTACAAGCTGATTGTGGTCAAACTAAAGTACAAGCACTTGCTGATGCTATTCTTGTTGAACAAGAGATAGACCATTTAAGGATCAGATCATATCCCACCTTATCGGGAGGTGAAAAACAGCGCGTGCACTTTGCACGAGTACTGTTGCAGCTAGCTGTGGGCAATAAGAAAAAACCGCAGCTATTATTATTAGATGAGCCAACAGCAGCGTTAGATATAAATTATCAACATCAATTATTAAAGAGTGCCAAGCATTTAGCGCAGGCAGGGGTGGCGGTTATTGCGGTATTACATGATCTTAATTTGGCGGCTAAGTATGCTGACCGGATCATCTTATTGAAAGAAGGTAATATCTGCGCCAATGGCAGCGCTGAGCAGGTGGTGACCACTGATAATATCCGTGATGTCTATGGCTATGAAAGTACGGTGATTAATAATGTTGAGTTTTCGCACCCAATTGTGATGTAATTTTACTTGTTTCTACTTTTGGGATCATAACCAACTATTCATTAAGTGATAGGTGTTAAGGTGTTGTCATGAGCCCAAAGTGTAATGACAACATGACCAATAGTGAGCGTTGTACGAGTCAACATAGTACGAATAAACACGGTTTGAGTCATAAAATAATTAGCCATGAAGAGCAAGCTGCTATTACTCGTGTGATAGCCCACACGGGGCAATTATTACAGGCGTATAACGCTGAAAGCCGGCTCATCGAACAGACCACTGAGCGCCTTGGCATGGCGTTCGGTTTAGACAGTGTTGAAATAGCACTTACCTCCAAAGCCTTTATTCTTACTTCTCGATCTAACGACCATTGTGTTACTACAACGCGCACTATGAAAGCCCATGGTATTGATATGGGGATAGTCTGTGAAGTACAACGTATTTGTATTCTTGCAGAAAAGCAGATTTATGACGTCGAGCAGGTAAAGCAACGTTTAGATAACTTAGCTGTACCGAAATATAATTCAGTCATAGTCGCGTGTTTTGTGGCGTTATCCTGTGCTTGCTTCAGTCACTTATTTGGTGGCGATAGCGTTGTATTTATTGCTACCTGGTTAACAAGTTTTATTTCGATGCGAGTTCGCCAATGGTTAATTCTGTTACATCATAATTTACTCACGGTGTTTTTTATTACCGCATTCACAGCTACTTTTATAGGCAGTTTTGCTAGTGCTTTTGATTGGGGGAATAAACCCGAATTGATCATGGTAACGAGCGTATTGCAGCTAGTCCCTGGCTTCCCATTAATTAATGCAGTATCAGATATGGTGAAAGGGCACGTGACTATCGGTATGGCAAGATGGATGACGGCGACCTTGTTAACACTTGCTTCAACACTTGGTATTGTCTTGGCTGTGCAGTTAGCGCAATTGGGAGGTTGGTTATGAGTGAGTTATTGCTCATGCTGGTGGATGACGCTGTATTTGCTGGTATCGCTGCATTTGGTTTTTCGTTGTTATTCAATGTGCCCCGGCAAGCATTATTGGCGTGTGTGTTATTCGCTGCCAGTGCGCATGCGGTGCGTACGTTACTACTACATGCAAACGTGCCTATTGAATGGGCATCATTTATTGCAGCTACCTTGCTGGGGCTGGCTACGGTACCTTGGTCTCGAAAAGTGGTGATTCCCCGACCTGTGGTGACGGTTGCAGCTGTGATCCCGATGATCCCTGGAGTTTATGCTTACAAAGCTATGACAGGATTGATGACGTTACACCATCAAGGGTATAGCGTGGAATTACAACAGCAAGTGCTTGAAAATGGTTTACTGACTATTTTTATTTTAATTGGCTTAAGTTTTGGTCTGGCGATCGCGCCTGTGCTGGTGTACCGTAACAAACCTATTGTTTGATTAAGGAGTTGTTGTGATTGTTTCAATGATCGCCGCACTGGCGAATAACCGCGTGATTGGTTTAGATAATAAGATGCCGTGGCATTTACCTGCTGAGTTACAACTGTTTAAACGTGCGACCCTAGGTAAACCTATAGTGATGGGACGTAATACCTTTGAATCAATTGGTCGCCCATTACCGGGGCGTTTAAACATCGTATTAAGTCGACAAACAGATTATAAGCCAGAAGGCGTTACTGTTGTTGCTACGCTAGATGATGCAGTCGTGGCAGCTGGTGATGTGGAAGAGTTGATGATCATTGGCGGGGCGACGATTTACAACCAATGCTTAGCCGCTGCTGACCGTTTGTATTTGACCCATATTGAATTAACAACAGAAGGGGATACTTGGTTCCCTGATTATGAGCAGTACAATTGGCAAGAAATTGAACACGAGTACTATACGGCAGATGATAAAAATCCGCACGATTACCGCTTTAGTTTACTTGAACGAGTGAAGTAGCTATTAGCTGACGAATAGAATGACGCAGAGTGAATTAGACTGAATTAGAAAATAAAATGCCGCGCTAGTGATAGCGCGGCATTTTTTATCGTTAATTTTTACCATTAACTTAGTGCGTGCTGGTGGCTATTACGCCATTGTATCTAAGCTAGATTCGAACTCGTCGAATTGAGCGTGGATACTTTCGTCTTCTTGTTTACCAATCAGTGAAATGATAACAATCGCGAGAGAAGCAAAGATGATACCTGGTACGATCTCATACAGGTCAAAGATACCGCCACTTAACTGTTTCCATACCACTACTGTTATTGCACCAACAATAATACCTGCAAGCGCACCGTTACGCGTCATACCACGCCAGTATAGCGAGATGATTAATGCTGGACCAAATGCAGCACCAAAACCAGCCCATGCGTAAGATACTAAGCCAAGTACAGAGCTGTCAGGGTTAAGGGCAAGCAACAATGCAATGATAGACAGACCAACCACACCAAAGCGACCAACAGTAACAAGCTCTTCACTTGTTGCTTGTGGACGAATTAACTGTTTGTAGAAATCTTCAGCCAGTGCTGATGATGATACAAGTAGTTGTGAATCAGCAGTACTCATGATTGCAGCTAAGATCGCAGCAAGTAGAATACCTGCAACAACAGGGTGGAAGATGCTGTTCACTAATAACATGAAGATCGTTTCAGCATCAGCGATAGTGATATTGTTCGTATTCGTATACACCAGACCCACTAGACCCACTAACATTGCACCAAACATAGATAATGAAGTCCAAGCAACCGCAATATGACGTGCTTTAACAAGGTCTTTATTACTACGTGTTGCTTTGAAACGCGCAAGAATATGTGGTTGACCGAAATAACCTAGGCCCCAAGCAACTAATGAAATGATTGCAATTGCGCTCAGGTCTTCACCTTTGCTGTTTTGCCATATTGTCAGTAGTTCCGGATTAATGTCGTTCATGGCAGATGCTAGATCGCTAAAGCTACCGTCCATCGCGCTGAGAGGCACGATTAATAGTGCAGCTGACATCAACAGACCTTGTACTAAATCAGTCCAAGATACAGCAAGGAAACCACCGAATAGCGTATAAGAAACCACACATGCCGTACCGAGTACAACTGCGATTTGATAATCTAGACCAAATACTGTTTCAAATAATTTACCGCCAGCCACTAAGCCTGCACTTGTATAGAACAAGAAGAACATTAGGATAAAGAATGCTGAACAAATTTGAATGGCCTTTGAGTTGTCTTTAAAACGACGTGATAGGAATTCTGGTAAGGTAATTGACTTAGTTACGATACTGTAGGTACGTAAACGTTTCGCACAGATCAGCCAGTTAAGCCAAGTACCAATTAATAAACCACCTGCTAACCAGATAGCTTCCATACCGGCAGCATACGCATAGCCCGGTAAGCCAAGTAGCAACCAGCCGCTCATGTCTGAAGCACCTGCAGATAGGGCCGCAGGCCAAGGACCTAAATTACGGCCACCTAAAAAATAGTCCGTTGAACTCTTGGTTTGTCGATAAGCATACACACCGATACCAAGCATAACAGCAAGGTAAACAAGGAATGTAGCTGTAATAATGAAATTATTTTCAATCATGTATATAAGCCTTAGTTGTAAAGTCGTTATTTTTATTTTTTACTTTTTATTTTTATAGCTAAACTCAACCAAGCCACGTCAATATACTTGTTTGCGGTAATATTGATGTGGGTTGGCTAAAATTAGGGTGAAGTATATACGAACAGTTATGTTATTACTTAACATTAAGGCAACACTGTGATAACCCGCTTATTATTTAATCTTATTCTAGTCAATTATGTCGCATGTGATGGGCATGGAACGGAAAAAACTGCCTTATCTTCCCAGCGTAACATGGTTAAGCTGTTTCCCCATACGCAGCCAGTATCAAGTGTTGTCGCATTTTTATGGCTGCAGTTTCCTTCTAATGCGGCCCAATGACCAAAAATAACATGGGCGCCTTCAAGGTGTGAACCCGTGACTTCATACCAAGGAATATGCTGTATATTATTATTTGTCGTTGGTGAATGCTTGTTGTGAAACTCTAGCTGTCCATTCGGTGCGCAAAAACGCATTCGGGTAAAGGCATTAATAATAAAGCGCAAGCGATCGAAACCTTGTAGCTCTTCTCGCCAATAATCAGGTTGAGCACCGTACATGTTTGCGAGTAATGCCAAGTAATCATCACCACGCAATTGTATATTAACCTCTTCTGCATAGTGTTTTGCTTGTTGCTGGGTCCATTGTGGACTGATACCGGCATGTACCATGATAATATTGAAGGCATCATGATATGCAAGTAGTGGTTGCTGACGTAACCATAATAGCAATTCATCTTTGTCTTCTGCTGCAAAGATCGCTTGGGTTTTATCCTTAGGGTTTAGCTTAGCGAACCCTGCGTCAATAGCGAGTAAATGTAAATCATGATTGCCAAGTACGGTGACAGCAGCAGAACCGAGTTGTTTAACAAAACGTAGTGTTTCTAATGACTTTGGGCCTCGGGCAACAAGATCCCCTGTTAACCAAAGTTTATCTTGGCGTGGATCGAAATTAGCTTGATGTAACAAATGTTGCAGATCGTCGAAACAACCTTGAATATCACCAACAAAATAAGTTGCCATGTATAAATTACCTTTCTAGCTGAGCGTGATGAAGTATATACGTTAATGCGTTTAATTGATCAGTGTAAAAGATTTGGTGTGACAAGACGAAATGGTTCGATAGTGATCACCACTAATTCACTGGCATTGAGTTGTAATTCTATCTTTCCCTGAACGATACTCAATGGAGAATGGGCAATTATATCATTGCTATAGCAAAAATCTTGTTGTGAAGAGATAAGATAATCATTATCTTGAAATGGGTTGTTTAATTCGGAAACGGTGCCGTCGCCGTCAGTGAGTAATAGCTGGATATTTGATAAGTTAACAGATTGGCTTAATGGATTGGTTAACGTAATGGTATAAGTAAAGAAGTACCTGTGTTGTGCTGGTACAGATACTTCTTCGATATATTCGGTGTCAATGGTAAGAGTGAATGAATCAGCGATACTTACCATTGATACGGACCGTCTTAATCCGCTGCTTGCATTGGATTATCGGTTACGAAATTTGCAATCGTAACATAGTTTTCAAGCGTTAAGTTTTCAGGGCGTAGAGAAACATTAATTCCTAGCGCTTCAATGTCATCAACCGAAATCACTTTTTTCAAGCTATTACGAATTGTTTTACGACGTTGGTTAAAGGCACTTCTCACTACATGGTTAAGTACTTTGAAGTTTTTCGCTGGATGCGGCAATACAGCATGTGGTTCTAAACGAACAACCGCTGAATCTACTTTTGGTGCTGGTCTGAATGCTTCAGGGCCGACTTCAAGTACTGGTGTTACTCTGCAGTAGTATTGCGTCATTACTGTTAAGCGACCGTAACTTTTAGTGTTATGGCTAGCGGCTAAACGTTGTACAACTTCTTTTTGTAACATGAAGTGCATATCTTGGATATCTTCATGGAATTCAAATAAGTGGAACATTAATGGCGTTGAAATATTGTAAGGTAAATTACCAAAAATACGCATTTTCATGTTCGGTTTGATTAACTGATTAAAATCAAAACGCATTGCGTCTGCTTGGTTAATGTCTAACTTTTTAGACAGTACCGGGTGTTGCTCTAGGCGTTCAGCAAGATCTCTATCTAGCTCAACAACTGTCATCTTATCGAGACAAGCTGCTACAGGTTCGGTTAAGGCGCCTAAACCTGGACCAATTTCAATTAGGTTTTCACCTTTTTGCGGATTAATCGATGCAACAATTTGACCAATTACATAGGCATCATGTAAGAAGTTTTGACCAAAACGTTTTTTCGCGGTGTGACCTAAATGGACCTTGTCGTTCATGCGTGTTTCTCTACCATTTCTATTGCTTGGTTTACTGCTGTAAAC
This Moritella sp. 5 DNA region includes the following protein-coding sequences:
- a CDS encoding threonine/serine exporter ThrE family protein, coding for MSPKCNDNMTNSERCTSQHSTNKHGLSHKIISHEEQAAITRVIAHTGQLLQAYNAESRLIEQTTERLGMAFGLDSVEIALTSKAFILTSRSNDHCVTTTRTMKAHGIDMGIVCEVQRICILAEKQIYDVEQVKQRLDNLAVPKYNSVIVACFVALSCACFSHLFGGDSVVFIATWLTSFISMRVRQWLILLHHNLLTVFFITAFTATFIGSFASAFDWGNKPELIMVTSVLQLVPGFPLINAVSDMVKGHVTIGMARWMTATLLTLASTLGIVLAVQLAQLGGWL
- the hutX gene encoding heme utilization cystosolic carrier protein HutX, whose protein sequence is MQENTTHNDIRQLMADQPRLRSIEIALELNCSELQVIQALPEQEVNMLPAEQAQRLLSNIADWGKVTCIIEVSGFVFEVKAPFPKGRNAYGYYNLSHDSDGLQGHLKLDNVSAIALLTRKVRGKLSYYVQFFDHEGHSVFKIYLGRNKDGEVNPEQIARFHALSTQTVSDETIAIVTN
- the hutZ gene encoding heme utilization protein HutZ yields the protein MINKKERLENRLQPKIAEFREERQTLILSTLSADGFPHISYAPFVRLEDGYYILISEVAEHTQNLLVNKNLSFMLLEDEQNSKQIFARHRLTYKANAEVIARESESWSQAIPALEARFGEIITNLSGLSDFRLFRIEPQTGRYVKGFGQAYTVNGNDDIDFVHLEQGHQQVKEKVEAG
- a CDS encoding hemin ABC transporter substrate-binding protein → MHKVWIGVCCLLLSFGSVAGERIISAGAGVTELLIALDKQDDLVAVDLTSRYPAVSKLPVVGYHRQLSAEGLLSLAPDILIGSSEMGPQSTLDLLAQSGVEVMVLPTETTTTNLLDTITLLGDKLDRKLQAKQLITKLKRDINQLETNQQQIKTAKKMLFLLLNDKGTYTAAGSNTTAHSVMTLAGAVNPAAELNSYQALSAEAFLAMAPESILVSGRHWKKYQDIDTLIAAMPLLAQTPAGRNKAIYVIDGSALIGGLGLSSVEQAKQLQRKIYPHLSENLELELEY
- the tilS gene encoding tRNA lysidine(34) synthetase TilS: MQIVLAYSGGLDSHVLLHLLARYQQLYSQHDYLAVHVHHGLSDNADAWLTHCQQTAAALGINFIAEKVVLNLSSRESLEAQARTARYQAIAKYLNDGSLLLLGQHLDDQLETFLLQLKRGAGVKGLSAMAAQMPFSLQENCQIVRPLLTHSQQMLVDYASQAQLYWVEDESNNDQSYDRNFLRHQIIPSLKQRWPGIAHAVHRSAELCAEQQALADEIAQMDLVTCEHTLAGLKVVELDKLSKIRRNNLIRFWLASQQLPMPSRHHLDKVWLEVVNAADDANPQLSWQAGEFRRYQGVLYNQQKYAELKDVVIGLRHTKSQRIVLPDNIGFLYLQDSIQDNRSVDTGNTIDDGASTICLKAPLEHEKVTIRFRGEGKCHPVGRIGSRSIKKLYQEYQVAPWLRDRIPLIYYGEELVCAVGLWVCKGYEAQEGLYWYVTRE
- a CDS encoding threonine/serine exporter family protein; its protein translation is MSELLLMLVDDAVFAGIAAFGFSLLFNVPRQALLACVLFAASAHAVRTLLLHANVPIEWASFIAATLLGLATVPWSRKVVIPRPVVTVAAVIPMIPGVYAYKAMTGLMTLHHQGYSVELQQQVLENGLLTIFILIGLSFGLAIAPVLVYRNKPIV
- a CDS encoding heme ABC transporter ATP-binding protein → MSNTTKPVLHCQQLNYHIAGKCIFNDLNLTLEEGEFLAVLGPNGAGKSSLFKAITGELKPTSGVIFLNGEVRNSISMSEIAKTLAVLPQSASLSFAFQVIDVVLMGGLQADCGQTKVQALADAILVEQEIDHLRIRSYPTLSGGEKQRVHFARVLLQLAVGNKKKPQLLLLDEPTAALDINYQHQLLKSAKHLAQAGVAVIAVLHDLNLAAKYADRIILLKEGNICANGSAEQVVTTDNIRDVYGYESTVINNVEFSHPIVM
- a CDS encoding iron ABC transporter permease, with the protein product MFVNSRWPLLLPSFILFCLASMVVLSVSVGPMAISFADSIKALLVNWVNWQSPVSTQNAIVVSHIRFPRTLLCLSIGGILGLTGAVMQGVFRNPLADPGIIGVSSGAALGAGLGIVIFADLMVDLPDWLQLSTVSFFAFTFALAVCLLVYKLGTSSQGSSVVVMLLAGVAISAIAGAGMGMLTYIADDQSLRDLSLWQMGSMAGSNWISITISSITLVFLLVVFMSSAKALNILLLGDAEAVHLGIDIVRIKRRLIFCCAIGLGVAVSIAGMIGFIGLIIPHLVRLLVGPNHQRLLPLSAMLGALLLLLADILARTVMAPSEVPVGIITALLGSPFFIILLLQQRSKLGI
- the accA gene encoding acetyl-CoA carboxylase carboxyl transferase subunit alpha — encoded protein: MAINFLDFEQPIAELQAQIDELKLVTNNSDDVDLQDEISRLEKKNAELTTKIFSSLKPWDVAKMARHPQRPYTLDYIEHVFTDFDELAGDRAFADDKAIVGGTARLDGMPVMIIGQQKGRDTKEKLKRNFGMPRPEGYRKALRLMKMAEKFKMPIITFIDTPGAYPGVGAEERGQSEAIARNLKEMAELTVPVICTVIGEGGSGGALAIGVGDRVNMLQYSTYSVISPEGCASILWKSADKAPLAAEAMGITADRLKSLDLINTVISEPLGGAHRDMALMAANLKECIKADLAELTPLGHETLLEQRYERLMSFGM